The proteins below come from a single Deinococcota bacterium genomic window:
- a CDS encoding GGDEF domain-containing protein yields MTELKLLNRAEFDEHLAALPENQPLSLALIDLDHFQEVNESHGQAVGDEILRGVERILTRSLPAEAIVARIGGDEYAAALPDMPAESALILLEEVRGHFSSREASPSLPRKMTLSVGIAGRPPHAKTLEELFRAADEALYRAKSEGRGRTAIYVESKMTLKSNYYPKAGLERLAKLSNALNRTEASLLREALDSLLGKYSEEL; encoded by the coding sequence ATGACCGAATTGAAGCTGCTCAACCGGGCGGAGTTCGACGAGCATCTTGCCGCCCTGCCCGAGAACCAGCCGCTCAGCCTGGCGCTCATCGACCTCGACCACTTCCAGGAGGTCAACGAGTCCCACGGCCAGGCCGTCGGCGACGAGATTTTGCGGGGCGTCGAGCGCATCCTCACCCGCAGCCTGCCCGCTGAGGCCATCGTCGCGCGCATCGGCGGCGACGAGTACGCGGCGGCCCTGCCCGACATGCCCGCCGAGAGCGCGCTCATCTTGCTCGAGGAGGTCCGCGGCCACTTCTCTTCGCGCGAAGCCTCGCCCAGCCTGCCCCGGAAGATGACGCTCTCGGTGGGCATCGCCGGCCGGCCGCCCCACGCCAAGACCTTGGAGGAACTCTTTCGCGCCGCCGACGAGGCCCTCTACCGGGCCAAGAGCGAAGGGCGCGGGCGGACCGCCATCTACGTCGAGTCCAAGATGACCTTAAAGAGCAACTACTATCCCAAAGCCGGCCTGGAGCGCCTCGCCAAGCTCTCCAACGCCCTGAACCGCACCGAGGCCAGCCTCCTGCGCGAGGCGCTCGACAGCCTCTTGGGCAAGTACAGCGAGGAGCTGTGA
- a CDS encoding type II toxin-antitoxin system PemK/MazF family toxin, with translation MVVRQGDVFWISLAEPSASEPGFRHPHVVIQNNVFNRSRINTVVVCALTSNLKRATAPGNVLLEPREAGLSKRSVVNVSHIFTVDKGQLDERMGRLSAERVREVLDGVRLLTEPRDA, from the coding sequence ATGGTAGTCCGGCAGGGCGATGTCTTTTGGATCAGCCTCGCTGAACCCTCGGCTTCGGAACCCGGTTTCCGTCATCCCCACGTCGTCATTCAAAACAACGTCTTCAACCGGAGCCGCATCAACACGGTGGTGGTCTGCGCCCTGACCTCCAACCTAAAGCGCGCCACTGCGCCGGGAAACGTTCTGCTCGAGCCAAGGGAGGCCGGGCTTTCCAAGCGGAGCGTCGTCAACGTGTCGCACATCTTCACCGTGGACAAGGGGCAACTGGACGAAAGGATGGGCAGGCTTTCGGCCGAGCGCGTGCGCGAGGTTTTAGACGGCGTCAGGCTGCTCACGGAGCCGCGAGACGCTTGA
- a CDS encoding DUF3208 domain-containing protein yields MNDSAIKLLQGYIWHPQEASIELGDYLPETLGEDIYLIWDTITPPFTFFDDGTLAASQRIYQFTVVKLDVQQGDDPKAMLPWLEELIGQRLEATPGSVGWQIFGDLRNLTPIED; encoded by the coding sequence ATGAACGACAGCGCCATCAAACTCCTGCAGGGCTATATCTGGCATCCGCAAGAGGCGAGCATCGAGTTGGGCGATTACCTTCCCGAAACCCTCGGCGAGGACATCTATCTCATCTGGGACACCATCACCCCGCCCTTTACCTTTTTCGACGACGGCACCCTCGCCGCCAGCCAGCGCATCTACCAGTTCACCGTGGTCAAGCTGGACGTTCAGCAAGGCGACGACCCCAAGGCGATGCTGCCCTGGCTCGAGGAGCTTATCGGCCAGAGGCTCGAGGCGACGCCTGGGTCGGTCGGCTGGCAGATCTTCGGCGATCTCCGCAACCTGACCCCCATCGAGGACTAG
- a CDS encoding HAD family phosphatase — protein sequence MTEIKAIAFDWGGIFTEGTFDGGAVRNLARAFGVKEDEIAKSYFPLMEAFEVGAFSMAAFHQRFLERSGLTLPFETFRATFLGSVRERAAMFEVLASIPEHYTVGMLSNNVPVLCDAVRGDPRYSRIEHFVFSNEIAVRKPDPRAFAALSAALGVPPEATIFVDDNVGNIEACRKLGYRGILLEHFRGFRQAWDACLPELALGRR from the coding sequence ATGACTGAGATCAAGGCTATCGCCTTTGACTGGGGCGGCATCTTTACCGAGGGCACCTTCGACGGGGGCGCGGTGCGCAACCTGGCGCGGGCGTTTGGGGTCAAGGAAGACGAGATCGCCAAGAGCTACTTTCCCCTGATGGAAGCCTTCGAGGTGGGCGCCTTTAGCATGGCGGCGTTTCACCAACGGTTTCTCGAGCGCTCCGGCCTGACCTTGCCCTTTGAAACCTTTAGAGCGACCTTTTTGGGGTCGGTGAGGGAGCGCGCGGCCATGTTCGAGGTCCTCGCCAGCATTCCTGAACATTACACCGTCGGCATGCTCTCCAACAACGTGCCCGTCCTCTGCGACGCGGTGCGGGGCGATCCGCGCTATAGCCGCATCGAGCACTTCGTCTTCTCCAACGAGATCGCCGTGCGCAAGCCCGACCCCAGGGCCTTTGCCGCCCTGAGCGCGGCGCTCGGCGTTCCACCCGAGGCGACGATCTTTGTGGACGACAACGTGGGCAACATCGAGGCCTGCCGGAAGCTGGGCTACAGGGGCATCCTGCTCGAGCACTTCAGGGGCTTCCGCCAAGCATGGGACGCCTGCCTGCCCGAGCTCGCGCTCGGCAGGCGCTAG
- a CDS encoding cytochrome c oxidase assembly protein, with amino-acid sequence MIWSWHLEPPLIAGLLATALGYFVMVGPLRAHHAPAKSFPKTHSLYFVLGLVALYLALGSPLDLLGSTFLFSAHMAQHMLLIYLVPPLLLNGIPPWLLYPLLRGVRLFWLARLLTKPVIALVVFNVVLVFWHMPAFYEATLTSRLVHNLEHLSFLLAGILMWWPLLSPTPQLRRLHHGGQLIYIFGLSVTQLPIVGFITFSPSLLYPSYALAPRVFDISPLADQQLGGVIMSLCGMIVLTTVFTVVFFRWYQVSEARARLPARQTARQVEV; translated from the coding sequence ATGATCTGGTCCTGGCACTTGGAACCCCCGCTCATCGCCGGCTTGCTGGCCACCGCCCTCGGCTACTTTGTGATGGTCGGCCCGCTGCGCGCCCATCACGCGCCCGCCAAGTCCTTCCCCAAAACCCACAGCCTCTACTTTGTCCTGGGCCTCGTCGCCCTCTATCTGGCCCTGGGGTCGCCGCTGGATCTGCTTGGCAGCACCTTTCTCTTCAGCGCCCACATGGCCCAGCACATGCTCCTCATCTACCTGGTGCCGCCGCTCTTGCTAAACGGCATTCCGCCCTGGCTGCTCTATCCGCTCCTGCGCGGCGTGCGCCTCTTCTGGCTGGCGCGCCTGCTCACCAAGCCGGTCATCGCCCTGGTCGTCTTCAACGTGGTCCTGGTCTTCTGGCACATGCCCGCCTTCTACGAAGCCACCCTGACCTCGAGGCTGGTCCACAACCTCGAGCACCTCTCCTTTCTCCTGGCCGGCATCCTCATGTGGTGGCCGCTCCTCAGCCCCACCCCGCAGCTGCGGCGCCTGCACCACGGCGGCCAGCTCATCTACATCTTCGGCCTGTCGGTGACGCAGTTGCCCATCGTCGGCTTCATCACCTTCTCGCCCAGCCTGCTCTATCCGAGCTACGCGCTGGCACCCCGGGTCTTCGACATCAGCCCGCTCGCCGACCAGCAGCTCGGCGGCGTGATCATGAGCCTCTGCGGCATGATCGTTCTGACCACCGTCTTTACCGTGGTGTTCTTTCGCTGGTATCAGGTCTCCGAAGCAAGGGCGCGCCTGCCCGCACGGCAGACGGCAAGGCAGGTCGAGGTCTGA
- a CDS encoding c-type cytochrome: MSQAAKDTTQHHPSVKTYILIAVILAGITYTEYYIVEFPPTFLSSGAILFWLYTLSIAKFMMVIMFFMHLKYDNRLLSGLFMSGLIIGVGTLAAMLVIFEFFQPDQQALEARAGLITATATATVPHDDRVVPVAVDPGDGEAVYLANCASCHQANGEGVPGAFPQLTVHAPAIVLSAGGREYLSHVLLYGLQGEIEVLGRPYNGVMPPWSQLSDEEIRDVMNYIISAWGNGQLLPADFEAYSAEEVEAERDLGLSPQDVHAQRQEIQIIEISEEVALEEATELDVDRVAEDSVGAVTAEAVATAPADITASWDWQELGEQVYNANCASCHQPGGQGVPGAFPPLVGHSPDLYRAEGGRTYLSHVLLYGLQGEIEVEGQLYNGVMPAWPQLSDEDIAAAINHTLTAWGNDVLLPEDWNDYEPQEIAAERDLGLSPQDVHAQRQELVIPEAEEEAEAATEPVVEEPVAEEEVEAPEAPAEPVGRLEAGVHTLTLSPDELQGSDTITITVQDADGNVYSTALRVREGLTGIDVRTAEETIAVPAPTEPALAPAVPAPAAPIPTPAPPTPAAPTEAEAPAEPVGVLVPVDPQVVEETAVEETAADVPETLTVIQDAAVIFRRAPPEPGVTAPVREADRVLMRSAPPEVPEPEGTPEDGDPEDGDPEDREDAPLGVFPTVPAPETAPADAPAAAAPVPTPSDPLLTDDTGVLEPAEASEPPPAADLAAVGLSADEAHSLLAQGQHLYSAACVRCHLPDGQGRAGIASLRDNPVVQGEVSTLAGVPHSGHGDMPSLIVLSDRELAAVLSYLRQGFDNAAGLVTEAQVAAFNP, encoded by the coding sequence ATGAGCCAAGCAGCCAAAGACACCACCCAGCATCATCCCAGCGTCAAGACCTACATTCTTATTGCCGTCATCCTGGCGGGGATCACCTACACCGAGTACTACATCGTCGAGTTTCCGCCGACCTTTCTCTCGTCGGGCGCCATCCTCTTCTGGCTCTACACGCTGTCGATCGCCAAGTTCATGATGGTCATCATGTTCTTCATGCATCTCAAGTACGACAACCGCCTCCTCTCGGGGCTCTTTATGAGCGGCCTCATCATCGGGGTGGGGACGCTGGCGGCGATGCTGGTGATCTTCGAGTTCTTCCAGCCCGACCAACAGGCGCTCGAGGCTCGAGCCGGCCTCATCACGGCGACGGCCACGGCCACGGTACCCCACGACGACCGCGTCGTGCCCGTCGCCGTAGACCCCGGCGACGGCGAGGCGGTCTACCTGGCCAACTGCGCAAGCTGTCACCAGGCGAACGGCGAAGGCGTTCCCGGCGCCTTCCCGCAGCTCACCGTCCACGCCCCTGCCATCGTCCTTTCCGCAGGCGGCCGTGAGTACCTCAGCCACGTGCTCCTCTACGGCCTGCAGGGCGAGATCGAGGTGCTCGGCCGCCCCTACAACGGCGTCATGCCCCCTTGGAGCCAGCTCTCCGATGAGGAGATCCGCGACGTGATGAACTACATCATCTCGGCCTGGGGCAACGGCCAGCTTCTCCCCGCGGACTTCGAGGCCTACAGCGCCGAGGAGGTCGAGGCCGAGCGCGACCTGGGCTTGAGCCCCCAGGACGTCCACGCGCAGCGGCAGGAGATCCAGATCATCGAGATCAGCGAGGAGGTGGCGCTCGAGGAGGCCACCGAGCTCGACGTCGACCGCGTCGCGGAGGATTCCGTCGGCGCCGTGACCGCCGAAGCCGTAGCTACGGCGCCGGCCGACATCACCGCCAGCTGGGACTGGCAGGAGTTAGGCGAGCAGGTCTACAACGCCAACTGCGCGAGCTGCCACCAGCCGGGCGGCCAGGGCGTCCCCGGCGCCTTCCCGCCCTTGGTCGGCCACAGCCCCGACCTGTACAGGGCCGAGGGCGGCAGGACCTACCTGAGCCACGTCCTCCTCTACGGCCTACAGGGCGAGATCGAGGTCGAGGGCCAGCTCTACAACGGCGTCATGCCGGCTTGGCCGCAACTCTCCGACGAGGACATCGCCGCCGCCATCAACCACACGCTGACCGCCTGGGGCAACGACGTCCTGTTGCCCGAGGACTGGAACGACTACGAGCCGCAGGAGATCGCCGCCGAGCGCGACCTGGGCCTGAGCCCGCAGGACGTTCATGCGCAGCGGCAAGAACTGGTCATACCCGAGGCCGAAGAGGAGGCTGAGGCGGCTACCGAGCCCGTTGTCGAAGAACCCGTTGCCGAAGAGGAGGTCGAGGCACCCGAGGCACCTGCCGAGCCGGTGGGAAGGCTCGAGGCCGGCGTCCACACCCTGACCTTGAGCCCGGACGAGTTGCAGGGCAGCGACACCATCACCATCACCGTTCAAGACGCCGACGGCAACGTCTACAGCACGGCGCTCAGGGTGCGCGAAGGGCTGACGGGTATCGACGTGCGCACGGCTGAGGAGACGATCGCGGTGCCGGCGCCCACCGAGCCCGCGCTAGCCCCGGCGGTTCCCGCCCCGGCAGCGCCGATCCCCACTCCCGCACCCCCCACTCCCGCGGCTCCCACCGAGGCGGAGGCGCCTGCCGAGCCGGTGGGCGTCCTCGTTCCCGTCGATCCTCAGGTTGTGGAGGAGACTGCGGTGGAGGAGACTGCGGCGGACGTGCCCGAGACGCTCACGGTCATCCAGGATGCCGCCGTCATCTTCAGGCGGGCGCCGCCCGAACCAGGCGTCACCGCGCCCGTACGGGAGGCGGACCGCGTGCTCATGCGCAGCGCGCCTCCCGAAGTGCCCGAACCCGAAGGGACTCCTGAAGACGGGGATCCTGAAGACGGGGATCCTGAAGATAGGGAGGATGCCCCTCTGGGCGTCTTCCCCACGGTTCCCGCGCCAGAGACCGCCCCCGCGGACGCACCCGCCGCCGCGGCTCCAGTACCTACCCCAAGCGACCCCCTCCTGACCGACGATACGGGCGTCCTCGAGCCGGCGGAGGCAAGCGAACCCCCTCCAGCCGCCGATCTGGCCGCGGTGGGACTCAGCGCCGACGAGGCCCACAGCTTGCTCGCTCAGGGTCAACACCTCTACAGCGCGGCCTGCGTGCGCTGCCACCTGCCGGACGGCCAGGGCCGCGCCGGCATCGCTTCGCTGCGCGACAACCCGGTCGTGCAGGGTGAGGTGAGCACGCTGGCGGGGGTTCCCCACTCCGGTCATGGCGACATGCCCAGCCTCATCGTGCTCAGCGACCGCGAACTGGCCGCCGTCTTGAGCTACCTCCGCCAGGGCTTCGACAACGCCGCCGGCCTGGTCACCGAGGCGCAGGTCGCAGCCTTCAACCCTTGA
- a CDS encoding cytochrome c oxidase subunit 3, which translates to MSIPTVSQSAQEHHPEEHRSTTVPDKKMLMWAFLASDCMFFGALIATYLVYSGRSLVGPFPTEILDIPLTTLSTFVLLMSSFLMVLGLDALQKDNIPKFRLWTAGVCFFGLIFLGFQAYEFIHFVHEGLTLQQNLFGSTFFTLTGTHGVHVAIGILWLTSFLITSFVRPMTSKNALDLDVAALYWHFVDIVWIVIFTVVYLIEFV; encoded by the coding sequence ATGAGCATCCCCACCGTCAGCCAGTCCGCCCAGGAGCACCATCCCGAGGAGCACCGCAGCACCACGGTTCCCGACAAGAAGATGCTGATGTGGGCCTTTTTGGCCTCGGACTGCATGTTCTTCGGGGCGCTCATCGCCACCTATCTCGTCTACAGCGGCCGCAGCCTGGTGGGACCCTTTCCCACCGAAATCTTGGACATCCCGCTGACCACGCTGAGCACCTTCGTCCTGCTGATGAGCTCCTTTCTGATGGTCTTGGGCCTCGACGCCTTGCAGAAGGACAACATCCCCAAGTTTCGGCTGTGGACGGCGGGGGTGTGCTTTTTCGGCCTCATCTTCCTGGGCTTTCAGGCCTATGAGTTTATCCACTTCGTCCACGAGGGGCTGACCTTACAGCAAAACCTCTTCGGCAGCACCTTCTTCACCCTGACCGGGACGCACGGCGTTCACGTGGCCATCGGCATTCTCTGGCTCACGTCCTTCCTGATCACGTCCTTCGTGAGGCCCATGACCAGCAAGAACGCGCTCGACCTCGACGTGGCCGCGCTCTACTGGCACTTCGTCGACATCGTCTGGATCGTCATCTTCACCGTGGTCTACCTCATCGAGTTCGTCTAA